The sequence below is a genomic window from Anopheles cruzii chromosome 3, idAnoCruzAS_RS32_06, whole genome shotgun sequence.
accagcaccacctgTCTTCCGGTCGCACCCGAAAGCGgcgcctgttgctgctgcgttggttggtcatttttcttcgccacgcAGTtgcctttttcctttttccattgGCCCAAGGTAGGCGGTACCCAAtggctgccgtcgtcgtcggcgacggtgacggcgacggcgactgtTTGGCTGCGTCCAGCATAATTCGCAAGGCGAACCCCACGCAGTAGTCGCTACGCATCGCGCGAAGGATGGTTTTCCCACGGCGCaaccgacaccaccaccagcgccaccaccggggccaccgttgGCTTCGTACGGGCTACGAGGCGGCGACGGCTCCGTTATTGGTTCTCGATTTGAACAACACCTTCAGCTACTACCGTGCGTCGCCATGTCGGCGCAACCTCTTTTCGCGCGCGTGTGGGGGGCTGGGCcgttattgtgttttttttgggatgtgcgtgaCCGTTGTGGCgccaaaaaacgaaccacGAACCCCAGATGGCCAGATGGCGAGTGGGGGCGAAGTGAAGTTCACTCGAGTGTTGTGCGAAGAAAATTATGTGACACAGTTTCagtttaataattaataattaataagaTGCATATGGATTCAGGGGACACCGGAAGAGGGGGTTGCTTTCCGAAGGAGTTGTTTTGACAACATATTAACTGCTAAAACTAACCCCCCGTCGCCACCACTACACATGTGTTCGCGTACTAAAACGTGTCTCTTTTCCCATCTTTCCACAGAATCCttactgatgatgatgatggccacagCAACGAAGGGCAAACGCCCGCTCCGCCACCTGACGGCGACGGACAAGATCGACGCGATCCAGCGGATCCACGACGGCGAGTCGAAGGCGTCGGTGGCGCGCGACATCGGCGTCCCGGAGTCGACGCTGCGGGGCTGGTGCAAGAACGAGGAGAAGCTCCGCTACATGTCCCGCCAGTCGGTCGAGAACGCGGAAAAGCTGAGCAAcgaggcgacggcggccgccctcacggccgccgccgccgaactgTTCAGCGGGGGGCCGCCCGAGAAGCGCCTCAAGCTCGACTCGTCCCTGTTCGGTGgcagcgtcggcggcggcgggaagcTGAAGtacgacgacgccaccgcgAGCTTCTACAAGGTgtcgtccggcggcggcaccggccgcgGATCGCTCAACGGGCTCGATctgtccggtggcggtggcggggtggACAAAACGTCCGGCGGAGACATGATCATGAACGGGTTGACGGGCGCGTCCGACTTCAGTCAGTTCGCCAAAACGGCCGCCGAAATATCGGCGCTCAGCAAATCGAgcaaggcggcggcggccgcagcggccgtCTACGGTGCGGATCTGTCgaagcaccatcaccaccaccaccaccaccatggggGGGATCCGACCAAATCGGACCACCACCTGTCGATGGCCGCCATCAGTCCGCTGACCAGTCTCAGCCACCTGTCGGGCATGTCGGGACTCGGCCAGAGTCCGCTGGCGCTGAGCTTCAACGACATCGCCACCAACCTGAACCTGATCGCGCagctcaacaacaaccacaatcTGGCCACCATGTCCAGTTTGGCGGGGGGGCTGAAcacggcggctgcggcggccgctgccgcccaGTCACTGCGCAGTGTTCGCCCGaagggcagcagcagttcggCGGCTAACAACGgcaccaacaaccaccaccacagcggcggcggcacccgtGGAGGTAATGGCCTTCAAGATGGCGGCACCGCCGGCAGTCTGtccaacggtggcggtgcgggAGAGAAAGGTtccggtggcaacggtggaTCGTCCTCCAACAACGCGGCCGTTCCTTCCCTGACCGTGCGCAACTTGGCGAAACtgcagcaacagaaaaacaGCGCATCGTCGAGTGGCGGCTccggcggaggcggaggcggcggcggagatcagcaacaacagcccTTCGGTAACGGTATGCTTCATCACCCACAGCCACACGCTGGCTTAGCTAGTTTGTCTGAGCAGTTCAGAAACTCCAGTTCTGCTGctatgaccaccaccaccacaaccaacaacaaccaacaccatcaccaccaacaccacaatTCCGCTACAACTACCACCAATCCTGCTTCCGTAGGTCGCGATCCGAACGCTCCGGTCGACGATGCGCTCTGGTACTGGCTGAAGTCGCAGCAGGCCGTGCTCGGGCTGAACAACCTCTACTCGTCACTGCCacgcgccaccaccaacagtcccccgacgccaccgcctccggcaccggcttcCGCACTGCTGACGACGGTCGGTGCGAGCGGCGGGTGTGCCTCGCCAACGCAGCTTCCCCCCTCGGTgcacacgccaccgccactaccGCTGGGCAGTGGTGGAGGAGGCGGCGGTGTGCCGCTCGTAAGCACCCCGCAACCAACACCCCCATCGTCTGCACCATCGCTGACACCGGAGGACACGAAGAACTCGTCCTGGTTCTGGCAGTGGTACAAATCGTTCGGCGCATCACTCATGCCGGGTGGACCAGGAGCAGCAGGTGGCGTTGCCGGGGCAGGCGCCGGTGACTCCAAGCAGCAGAACCACcacagcatcaacaacaactcgaTTAGCCAGCAGAACAACAATCAGAagtcagcggcggcggcagcggctgcggcggcggccgcggccaacgCTTCGCTGGCCGCGTACGAAAACATTCTCTACTCGCAGCTCACGAAGGGCACGGCGGCAAACAGTGCGAGCGACAcgctcaacaacaaccaccaccagcagcagcaggtgctgggcggccatcatcatcatcagccccACCAGATGGGCcatgccggtgccgccgatgACGGGCCGATGGATCTGAACCTAAGCAGTTCGGAAGCGAAACCGGAGGACCTGTcgaatcatcatcaccaccacggtgACCGTGCGAAGGATAACGGGGTGATGGGCAACGGCGACGAGCGACGCTCACGGTACAATCCCAGCCCCTGCTCGACGACCGCTTCCTCGCTGCACAGCATCGAGCATCAGCCGTCCGACGAGGAGGATGACCGGGCGGAGCGGCTGCTGAAGGAATCGTCGCTGCCAGCGGCTACGGATCGTGAGCAGGACGACGAAGACTCGATGGGCGGCGACGAGGGCGACGAGGGTGACTCCAATTTGGGCCGCAAAGAAGGCAACTCACCGATAACGGCTCGCCACAGCCTGACGAACGGCGGCGAGGAGGACACTCACGAGCAGCAGTCGATCGACGCTCGGGAGCCCCGCGATGgtggcgaaggcgacgacAAAGAGTCGTGTGGTGGCGATCGGCGTGATCCCACGGGCGCTGATCGGTCGGGCGATATCGAGAACGACCTCCACTCGGAGGATGCCGCTGTTGGTGAGGAGGAAAGGACAACGGGGCTGttcggcggcagcaacagcatcgaTCGCTGCTCGATCACCCCACAGTCGTTACCGCGAGGATCATCCACCAGCCCGGTGCCAATGCTCAACGGTGGCGAAACCGCGAGGGACGACGACCTGAAGAGCAGTGATCTGGAGTCGGACGACTCGAACGTGCagcatccgacgacgacgacaatggaCCGGTCCCCGGGACCGGCGGAGTCGTCGCCCGTGGCCTCGGTAGCCGTGGCCGACATCCGCAACCTGGCCGACGCCGTGGAGCACGGTGAAAAGTTCCTCAACTGGCTCGAAGCGTGTAGCGACCCGAACGTAACCGCCATGCAGGTGGTGCAGTTCAAGTATCTGCTCAACAGCATCAAGCTGAGCGCCGAGCGGCAACAGCAGAACGCCACGATCGCCGGAGTGTACGGCGGTGCAGGAGCGGTGTCGGAGGAGCGAACGCGCATCCGAAAGCGCAAGTAAGAGCCAGAAGGACAGAGCGCAATCCAAGAGCGCAATCCATTTAGAAACACCCTGTAAATAGTGCAACATTAGTTGATGGTGATGCATTCGAAAAGGCCAAACATTGTTCGAACGCCAATCAGCAGCCGTATGTAGTGGAGCCACGTTCTCTGTTGCGCAGaacgccccaaaaaacaacagcaacacattCCCAACATTGATAGACAACGATCTCGTGGGAggtatttttttccaattatcAAACGATAATGAGGTACTGAGTTAGTTTTCTAGTTGTAGTTTTTAAGTAGCGATTGCGAATACATAAGtagttgaatttttatttcccctTACGGCGGCGACCACCCATCCGGCAGCCAGCGGTGGCTGGCGACGACTACACACCGTGCTTTGGTTGAAGTGCTTTATTTTGTAGACCTAAacattttctgtttatttacaTCGCTGATGCAATCCGTGCGCGCGGTTTTGAGTGAGAGATGGTCATGAAATGAATTGCACATTGCTCGAACTGCACACTCCACAGCCATTAGAAGTCAATTTCGCAAAATGTGCCGCAGGGAGAAAGTGTTGAACTCAGTGAAAATAGTTCCCCTATTTCATCCCCAATAAAACATCGGATTTTCGATTAAGTTCGCATCGTGCGCTTATCATTTCAATGATCACTAACTGTAAATAGCATTCTCCAAGATGTATATCACTGACGCCACCGAGGCGAGCGGTAGCATAAATGGCCAAAGTGTGCGCGAGAAGACATCTTTTACAACTTCGAAATCGTTGgaaaaacgatgatgatgatgccaaaTGTACAAGTTTTTCAAATGCACTGATTTAAGACGTATCGTTTAGCGGGAGGGAAAGCTATATAGCGGTAAGGCCACACACAGAAAATCTTATGCTCAAAGTTTGAATTATGTTTCGGTGCTCTGGATGTATGGATCGGTCATGGCTGTTACATCCTACACATGTTAAACAACCCATTACAAATACAAACTGTTCAAGAATCTCGACTATTGTGAAGTACGCCAAACAAGGATCAGGATGTGACCGTAGTGGTTTCATAatttgcaatgtttttttttattggcccCTCCTTCTCTTGTAAGCAATGGGAACAATACTGGGAGAGGCCAAAACAGGCCAAAAATTATTTAGAACGAACTGCGGAGTGCAACCAAACGTGCAAATTATCTTAGTCCAAAGAAAAAGCAAGACCAATGTGTGCgggtgctgttgttggtgcatCATCTCGATTGGCCTCTAAAATGatttctatttaaaaaaaaacagaagaactCTAAACTAAAGAAgaccgtgatgatgatgccacgTAACTGCTCCGTAAATCTCTAATCAATCAAAAGAGCTAACATGCAAATGTGACGCAGCAATGAACAGatgaaactgaacgaaagaggTAACATTTAGCAAAAGAGAACTAACGAAACAAGAACCCAACCTCGGAAACAGAGTGAGGTGCGCAAACCGagaaattgtagaaaaaagtcttataaaacaaaaacctttcGGCAGCGAGCGACAAACAAATTGTCATTGTGATTTTTTGGACTATTTCCtagcaaacgaaaaacgaaacgctcgtttttttgtagaaaaaaGCGAACTTTAGCGAAGCGGatgtgcgcgcgtgtggtAGCGATAGTTTTAAGGTTTAATATCATGTTATCGGAAGATGCAGAAAGCCACGGAACCAGAGATCAAAAGGTGGGAAGCATTAGGCGGCGAGTGAAGCGAAGAGGAAGTTGAATAACAAAGAAGTCTTTGCGCAAAGATAGCAAAACACTCAAATCTATTCCTAtgtaaaaacaaagcaaagtaAATTACTGTAAAGTTTGAACTCTGTCACTTAAAGAAGATGTTGAACGTAATACATAAATGAAATTGGAAGACACATGTACATTTGGATCATGTTCGATGGGCGGAACAACAAAATTCGATGACTTATTGCTCGAAAACTCAAATGAATGAATAGTAATGATTGGGACGCGGGTGCGAATAAGAgttagaaataaattattaaaattaaaaatatccCCAAACGTGGTATCCTTTGGCTGACTCCGGGTGGTTTCCAGAGGCCCCTTGAAAGAATACGGAATCGAGCATTCCTGGAAAAATGTGTAACCATGGTAACGCTTCATCGCTCCGGGCAAAAATGGAAAGATGCCCGAGGCCCTTATGGATGAGGGACTAAAGAACTACTTTTACAGGCTCACTCACCATGTTCACTTGCGTCGGTAGCGACTCGTAGATGATGTAGTCAGCGACGAAGGCCGCTATTTCCTGCCACGAACCGATCAGAGCCGGAAACAGTAGCACGGAGGGCCGGACGGTGGTACTGACGAACTTCTGCACTCCA
It includes:
- the LOC128270091 gene encoding protein distal antenna-like, with the protein product MMMMATATKGKRPLRHLTATDKIDAIQRIHDGESKASVARDIGVPESTLRGWCKNEEKLRYMSRQSVENAEKLSNEATAAALTAAAAELFSGGPPEKRLKLDSSLFGGSVGGGGKLKYDDATASFYKVSSGGGTGRGSLNGLDLSGGGGGVDKTSGGDMIMNGLTGASDFSQFAKTAAEISALSKSSKAAAAAAAVYGADLSKHHHHHHHHHGGDPTKSDHHLSMAAISPLTSLSHLSGMSGLGQSPLALSFNDIATNLNLIAQLNNNHNLATMSSLAGGLNTAAAAAAAAQSLRSVRPKGSSSSAANNGTNNHHHSGGGTRGGNGLQDGGTAGSLSNGGGAGEKGSGGNGGSSSNNAAVPSLTVRNLAKLQQQKNSASSSGGSGGGGGGGGDQQQQPFGNGMLHHPQPHAGLASLSEQFRNSSSAAMTTTTTTNNNQHHHHQHHNSATTTTNPASVGRDPNAPVDDALWYWLKSQQAVLGLNNLYSSLPRATTNSPPTPPPPAPASALLTTVGASGGCASPTQLPPSVHTPPPLPLGSGGGGGGVPLVSTPQPTPPSSAPSLTPEDTKNSSWFWQWYKSFGASLMPGGPGAAGGVAGAGAGDSKQQNHHSINNNSISQQNNNQKSAAAAAAAAAAAANASLAAYENILYSQLTKGTAANSASDTLNNNHHQQQQVLGGHHHHQPHQMGHAGAADDGPMDLNLSSSEAKPEDLSNHHHHHGDRAKDNGVMGNGDERRSRYNPSPCSTTASSLHSIEHQPSDEEDDRAERLLKESSLPAATDREQDDEDSMGGDEGDEGDSNLGRKEGNSPITARHSLTNGGEEDTHEQQSIDAREPRDGGEGDDKESCGGDRRDPTGADRSGDIENDLHSEDAAVGEEERTTGLFGGSNSIDRCSITPQSLPRGSSTSPVPMLNGGETARDDDLKSSDLESDDSNVQHPTTTTMDRSPGPAESSPVASVAVADIRNLADAVEHGEKFLNWLEACSDPNVTAMQVVQFKYLLNSIKLSAERQQQNATIAGVYGGAGAVSEERTRIRKRK